A segment of the Micromonospora sediminicola genome:
GGACAGGACGCTGTCCGAGGCGGAACTGGTCACCACCACGTTCCTGCTGCTCTTCGCCGGGCACCAGACCACCGCCGACTTCCTCGGCAACGCCGTGCTGGCCCTGCTCACCCACCCCGAGCAGCTCGAACTGCTGCGCGCCACGCCCCGCCTGCTGCCGGCGGCGATCGAGGAACTGCTCCGGTTCGACGGCCCGCTGCCGGTGGCCAGCCCGCGCATCGCCACCGAGGACATCGACTACCAGGGGGTACGCATCCCGCGCGGGTCGATCGTCGGGGTGGCGATCAACGCGGCGAACCACGACCCCGGCCACTTCGCCGACCCCGACCGGCTCGACGTGCGCCGGGTCCGGGGACCGCACCTCGGCTTCGGCCACGGCGTGCACTACTGCCTCGGCGTCTCGCTGGCCCGGATGGAGGCGGAACTCGCCCTGTCCGCGCTGCTGCGCCGGCTGCCCGGGCTGCGGCTCGGCGTCCCGCTCGCCGAGGTGCGCCGGCTGCCGGCCGCCTCGCCGTTCCGCGGCCTGCTGGAACTACCGGTCACCTTCACCGTCTAGCCCGTCCCACCCGTCTTCGAGGAGCAGTCATGGTCTTCCGGAACGTGATCGTCTGCCACATGGTCCCCGGCAGCGAGCAGATCGTCGGCGACGTCTTCGGCCACTACGACCAGGTCACCCGGCCGCAGGACCTCGGCGTCATCGGCCGGTACCTGCTGTCGCACCACGACCTCTACATCCACGTGATCGAGCGGGAGCAGGACCCGCGGATCTCCGGGCAGACCCGCGGGCTGCCCGCGTTCCAGAAGATCGCCGAGGCGATCGGCCCGTATGTGACCCCGTACCCGCGCTACTGGAAGAACCCGTCGGACTCGGTGGCCAAGGAGTTCTACCACTGGGCGCCCGAGGGTGAGCCGCCGGCGGACACCACGCTCACCGTGATCGTCGGGCGGATCAAGCCCGGCGCCGAGCCGGACGTGGCCCGGGTCTTCGGCGAGTCCGACGCCGGGTCGCTCCCGACCGACCTGGGCGTGACCGGGCGCTGGCTCTACTCGATCGACGACGTCTACGTGCACCTGCTGGAGCAGGAGTCCTCGGCCGCCGAGGCGACCCGGGACCAGCACGGCGACGCCCCGTCGTTCGGCAAGGTGATGCAGGACCTCGGCCCGTACATCGAGCCGTACCGGCCGGAGGCGTGGCACGGCCCGCAGGATTCGGTGGCCACGGTCTTCTACCGCTGGCAGGCCCAGGACTGAGCCACCCCGCGCGCTCCCGCCACCGGGTGGCGGGAGCGCCGAATCCCCCTGCCGGTCGCGGTCCGTGCGTCAGGCTGGACCCGATTCCGTACGGGGGTGTCGGGTGCCGACCAAGGAACTCATCCAGCACGTCGGCGCGCTGCTGGACCTGGCCGGGGTGCTGGTCATCGCGGTCGGCGTGGCGGTCGCCACGGTGGTCTTCGCGGTGCGCTGCGGGCGCACCCGGCAGGTGGTGGCGAACTACCGGGCCTACCGGCAGGGCGTCGGCCGGGCGATCCTGCTCGGCCTGGAGTTCCTGGTCGGCGGCGACATCATCCGCACGGTCGCGGTGTCACCCACCTTCACCAGCGTCGGCGTGCTCGCGCTGATCGTGCTGGTCCGGACGTTCCTCAGCTTCTCGCTGGAGGTCGAGTTGGACGGCCGCTGGCCCTGGCAGGGTCGCCCGCCGGTGAGCCGGCCGAGCGTGGGCGCCCGGCCGCAGCGCTGACCGTCGCACCCCCGGGGCAGGATGACGACCGTGCGCACGCTGCGGATCATCCAGGGAGACGCGACCAGCCCGCAGGCGAAGGGCCCCAAGGTGATCGCCCACGTCTGCAACGACCTGGGCGGCTGGGGGAAGGGCTTCGTCCTGGCGATCTCCCGGCGCTGGCCGGAGCCCGAGCGTGACTACCGCGACTGGCACCGGCACCGGGCCGGCAACGACTTCGGCCTCGGCGCCACCCGGCTGGTGCGGGTCGCGCCGGACCTGTGGGTGGCCAACATGGTCGGCCAGCGTGGCATGCGACGCGGCAGCGGCGGGCCGCCCATCCGCTACGACGCGGTGGAACGCTGCCTCACGGCCCTGGCCGACCACGCCGAGGAACTGGGCGCGTCGGTGCACATGCCCCGCATCGGGTGCGGGCTGGCCGGCGGCTCGTGGCAGCGGATCGAGCCGCTGGTGCTGCGCACGCTGTGCGCCCGCGACATTTCCGTGACCGTCTACGACCGGTCCTGAGCCGCACCCCGGTGGCACGCAGGTGCGCCGGCCAGGTGGCGTAGCACCTCGCGCATGCGAGGTCCGAAGCCCCTTCCCGGCCGCACGTGCGTGCCGATAGGGTGGCCGGCGTGACGGTGTTCCGGATTGGCGAGGCGGCCGAACTGCTCGGGGTCAGCGCGGACACGGTCCGGCGCTGGATCGACGCCGGTCGGTTGCCGGCCGCCCGCGACGAGCACGGCCACCGGGTGCTCGACGGCGCCGACCTGGCCGCGTTCGTCCGCGCCCCCGGCCACCCCGAGCTCACCTCGGCCCGCAACCGGCTGCGCGGCATCGTCACCGCCGTCGTCAAGGACACCGTGATGGCCCAGGTCGACATCCAGGCCGGGCCGTTCCGGGTGGTGTCGCTGATGAGCCGCGAGGCCGTCGACGACCTCGACCTCCGGGTCGGCTCCGTCGCCGTCGCCGTGATCAAGTCGACCACCGTGGTGGTGGAGCGCGCCCCCGCGCCCAAGGGAAGGACCAACCCGTGACCGTACGGCGGCCCCGCGCCACCCTCGCCGGCGCGCTCGTGGCGGCGCTCGCCCTCGCCGGCTGCGGCGGCGGGCCGGACGAACCGGCGGCCGGGCGGGACGGCGGCGGCCGGGTGACCGTGTTCGCCGCCGCCTCGCTCACCGAGTCCTTCACCCGGCTCGGCACGGACTTCGAGGCCGCCCACCCGGGCAGCACCGTCACGTTCAACTTCGCCGGCAGCTCGGCGCTGGCCACCCAGATCACCCAGGGCGCGCCGGCCGACGTGTTCGTGGCGGCGTCCCCGGCGACGATGAGGACGGTCACCGACGCCGGCGACGCGGCCGGCACGCCGGTCACCCTGGTCCGCAACCAGCTCGTCGTCGCCGTGCCGAAGGGCAACCCGGGCCGGGTCGCCGGCCTGGCCGACCTCGCCCGGCCCGGCGTCAAGGTCGCGCTCTGCGCCGAGCAGGTGCCGTGCGGCGCGGCGGCCCGGACCGCGTTGGACGCCGGCGGCGTCCGGCTCACCCCGGTCACCCTGGAACAGGACGTCAAGGGCGCGCTGGCCAAGCTGCGCCTCGGTGAGGTCGACGCCGCGCTGGTCTACCGCACCGACGTCCGCGCCGCCGCCGCCGACCTGGACGCGGTCGAGTTCCCCGAGTCCGCCCGGGCGGTCAACGACTACCCGATCGTGGTGCTGCGCGGCGCCGGCAACCCCGAGGGCGCCCGCGCCTTCGTCGACTTCGTCCGCTCCGACGCGGGTCTGGCCGTGCTCACCGCCGCCGGTTTCCAGGCCGCGTCCGGGTCGTGAACCGCGCGGTACGCCGGCAACGGGTCCCGGCCGCCCTGCTCGTCCCCGCCGGGCTGGGGCTGGTCTTCCTCGTCCTGCCGTTGGTCGGCCTGCTGGTCCGGGCGCCCTGGACCACGCTGCCCCGGCGGCTCGGCGAACCGGGTGTGCTCACCGCGCTGCGGCTGTCCCTGGAGACCGCCACCGCCGCCACCCTGCTCTGCGTCGCGCTCGGCGTACCCCTGGCCTGGCTCCTGGCCCGGGTGGAGTTCCCCGGGCGGCGGCTGGTCCGCGCGCTGGTCACGGTGCCACTGGTGCTGCCGCCGGTGGTCGGCGGCGTGGCGCTGCTGCTGGTCTTCGGCCGGCGCGGGCTGCTCGGGTCGTGGCTGGACGACACGTTCGGCGTGACGCTGCCGTTCACCACCGCCGGGGTGGTGCTGGCCGAGGCGTTCGTCGCCATGCCGTTCCTGGTCATCGCGGTCGAGGGGGCGCTGCGCGCCGCCGACCCCCGCTACGAGGAGGCAGCGGCCACGCTCGGCGCCGGCCGCTGGACCACCTTCACCCGGGTCACCCTGCCGCTGGTCGCCCCCGGCGTGGCGGCCGGCGCGGTGCTCTGCTGGGCCCGCGCGCTGGGCGAGTTCGGCGCCACCATCACGTTCGCCGGCAACTATCCCGGCCGGACCCAGACCATGCCGCTCGCCGTCTACCTGGCCCTGGAGACGGACCCGCAGGCGGCCATCGTGCTCAGCCTCATCCTGCTCGTCGTCTCCGTGGCCATCCTCGCCGGCCTGCGCGACCGCTGGGTCGGCAGCGCGTGAGCGCGAGGAGTGAGCCGGGGTTGCGAGCCCCGCAGTCGCGAACGAATGTGGTCCCGTGAGCGCGAGGAGTGAGCCGGGGTTGCGAGCCCCGCAGTCGCGAAAGAGGGTGGGCTCGGTGAGCGGGGAGGTGCTGCTCGACGCGCACCTGGTCGCCGAGCGGGACACGTTCGGGCTGGACGTGCGGCTGCGCATCGCCGCCGGGGAGGTGGTGGCGCTGCTCGGCCCGAACGGCGCCGGCAAGACCACGGCGCTGCGGGTGCTGGCCGGGCTGCACCCGCTCGCCGCCGGGCACCTCACCCTCGACGGCGTCGACCTGGACCGGCCCGACCGGCGGGTGTGGACGCCGCCGGAGCGGCGGCCGGTCGGCGTGGTGTTCCAGGACTACCTGCTCTTCCCGCACCTGAGCGCGCTGGACAACGTGGCCTTCGGGCCCCGCCGTCGGGGCGCCGACCGGCGTGCCGCCCGGGCCCGGGCGCAGGGCTGGCTGGACCGGGTCGGCCTCGGCGAGCAGGCCCGACGGCGGCCCCGGCAGCTCTCCGGCGGGCAGGCCCAGCGGGTGGCGCTGGCCCGCGCGCTCGCCGTCGAGCCGACCCTGCTGCTGCTCGACGAGCCGCTGGCCGCGCTCGACGCCCGGACCCGGCTGGACACCCGCGCCGAACTGCAACGCCACCTCGGCGCGCACCCCGGCGCGACGCTGCTGGTCACCCACGACCCGCTGGACGCCCTGGTGCTGGCCGACCGGCTGGTCATCGTCGAGCACGGCCGGGTGGTGCAGGAGGGCGACGCGGCGACCGTCACGGCCCGGCCGCGCACCGACTACGTGGCCCGGCTGGTCGGGCTCAACCTGCACCGCGGCCGGGCCGACGGGCGCAGCGTCACCGTCGGCGGCCTCGCCCTGACCACCGCCGACAGCGTGCACGGGGAGGCGTTCGTCGCGTTCCCGCCGGCCGCCGTCGCGCTGCACCCGACGCGTCCCGAGGGCAGCCCGCGCAACGTCTGGCCGGCCACGGTGACCGGGGTGCAGCGGCACGGCGACAACCTGCGGGTGCAGCTCGCCGGGCCGGTCGAGGTGGCCGCCGACGTCACACCCGCCGCGGCGGCGCAACTCGGGCTGCGCCCCGGCCAACCGGTCTGGGCGGCGGTGAAGGCCGCCGAGACGCGCGCGTACCGGGCGTGAGATATCCCGCTGGTCGGAGAATGTGCGCAGGTGGGAGGTTTGACGTCGGCTCCTCCGGTCACTGGGACGGTGAGCCACGACGGAAGGGGGACACCGGTGCCCGACGCGATCCGGACCAGGTCCAGTCAGGACGCCGCCCTGCCCGAGGGCGTCACCGATCCGCTGCTGTGGCGCGCCGCGTACGACGTGGCCGCCGCGCACCGGCCCGACCCGGCCGGCCGCTGCACCAGCCTGCTCTGCGCCGGCCGCCCGGCGCCCTGCGAGCCGTTCACCGCGGCGCACAAGGCCATGCGGCTGGCCGGGGACGCCGGCCGTCGCGCCGGATACGACGGGTCCGCCGGCCGGGCGACCCGCGACCGGCGGCGCGCCGCCTGAGCGTCGCGGGGCCGGGCGGTTCGAACCGTGGACGCCCCGCTTCCGTGTTTATGATCGACAACTCGGTCGGAATGCGGGGAAGAGGAGAGTTCGTGACGGTCGACGCCCACGCCTTCTGGCTGCGCGCTCCCGGCCAGGGCGAGATCCGGCCGGTCCGGCTCGCCCCGCCCGGACCCGACGAGGTGCTGGTCCGGGCCCGGTTCTCCGGCGTCAGCCGGGGCACCGAGACGCTGGTCTTCAGCGGTCGGGTCCCGGTCGACCAGTACGCCGCCATGCGTGCCCCGTTCCAGGAGGGCGACTTTCCCGCGCCGGTCAAGTACGGCTACCTCAGCGTGGGCACGGTCGAGGAAGGCCCGGCGGAGCTACGCGGTCGTACCGTGTTCTGCCTGCACCCGCACCAGAGCGCGTACGTGGTCCCGGCCGACGCCGTGGTGGTCGTGCCGGACGGGGTGCCGGCGGCGCGCGCGGTGCTGGCCGGCACCGTCGAGACCGCGGTGAACGCGCTCTGGGACGCCGCGCCTCTGGTCGGCGACCGGGTCACCGTGATCGGCGGTGGCATGGTCGGGTGCGGCGTGGCCGCCCTGCTGGCCCGCTTCCCCGGCGTCCGGGTGGAGCTGGTCGACGCCGACCCGGCGCGGGCCGCGGTGGCCGCGGCGCTCGGCGTCGACTTCGCCCTGCCCGCCGACGCGACCGGC
Coding sequences within it:
- a CDS encoding TOBE domain-containing protein — encoded protein: MTVFRIGEAAELLGVSADTVRRWIDAGRLPAARDEHGHRVLDGADLAAFVRAPGHPELTSARNRLRGIVTAVVKDTVMAQVDIQAGPFRVVSLMSREAVDDLDLRVGSVAVAVIKSTTVVVERAPAPKGRTNP
- the modA gene encoding molybdate ABC transporter substrate-binding protein encodes the protein MTVRRPRATLAGALVAALALAGCGGGPDEPAAGRDGGGRVTVFAAASLTESFTRLGTDFEAAHPGSTVTFNFAGSSALATQITQGAPADVFVAASPATMRTVTDAGDAAGTPVTLVRNQLVVAVPKGNPGRVAGLADLARPGVKVALCAEQVPCGAAARTALDAGGVRLTPVTLEQDVKGALAKLRLGEVDAALVYRTDVRAAAADLDAVEFPESARAVNDYPIVVLRGAGNPEGARAFVDFVRSDAGLAVLTAAGFQAASGS
- a CDS encoding ABC transporter ATP-binding protein — its product is MSGEVLLDAHLVAERDTFGLDVRLRIAAGEVVALLGPNGAGKTTALRVLAGLHPLAAGHLTLDGVDLDRPDRRVWTPPERRPVGVVFQDYLLFPHLSALDNVAFGPRRRGADRRAARARAQGWLDRVGLGEQARRRPRQLSGGQAQRVALARALAVEPTLLLLDEPLAALDARTRLDTRAELQRHLGAHPGATLLVTHDPLDALVLADRLVIVEHGRVVQEGDAATVTARPRTDYVARLVGLNLHRGRADGRSVTVGGLALTTADSVHGEAFVAFPPAAVALHPTRPEGSPRNVWPATVTGVQRHGDNLRVQLAGPVEVAADVTPAAAAQLGLRPGQPVWAAVKAAETRAYRA
- a CDS encoding DUF1622 domain-containing protein translates to MPTKELIQHVGALLDLAGVLVIAVGVAVATVVFAVRCGRTRQVVANYRAYRQGVGRAILLGLEFLVGGDIIRTVAVSPTFTSVGVLALIVLVRTFLSFSLEVELDGRWPWQGRPPVSRPSVGARPQR
- a CDS encoding ABC transporter permease; translation: MNRAVRRQRVPAALLVPAGLGLVFLVLPLVGLLVRAPWTTLPRRLGEPGVLTALRLSLETATAATLLCVALGVPLAWLLARVEFPGRRLVRALVTVPLVLPPVVGGVALLLVFGRRGLLGSWLDDTFGVTLPFTTAGVVLAEAFVAMPFLVIAVEGALRAADPRYEEAAATLGAGRWTTFTRVTLPLVAPGVAAGAVLCWARALGEFGATITFAGNYPGRTQTMPLAVYLALETDPQAAIVLSLILLVVSVAILAGLRDRWVGSA
- a CDS encoding TcmI family type II polyketide cyclase, whose translation is MVFRNVIVCHMVPGSEQIVGDVFGHYDQVTRPQDLGVIGRYLLSHHDLYIHVIEREQDPRISGQTRGLPAFQKIAEAIGPYVTPYPRYWKNPSDSVAKEFYHWAPEGEPPADTTLTVIVGRIKPGAEPDVARVFGESDAGSLPTDLGVTGRWLYSIDDVYVHLLEQESSAAEATRDQHGDAPSFGKVMQDLGPYIEPYRPEAWHGPQDSVATVFYRWQAQD
- a CDS encoding zinc-dependent alcohol dehydrogenase is translated as MIDNSVGMRGRGEFVTVDAHAFWLRAPGQGEIRPVRLAPPGPDEVLVRARFSGVSRGTETLVFSGRVPVDQYAAMRAPFQEGDFPAPVKYGYLSVGTVEEGPAELRGRTVFCLHPHQSAYVVPADAVVVVPDGVPAARAVLAGTVETAVNALWDAAPLVGDRVTVIGGGMVGCGVAALLARFPGVRVELVDADPARAAVAAALGVDFALPADATGERDLVVHASATADGLQRGLELLRPEGTVLELSWYGDRPVTLALGGAFHARRLGIRSSQVGTVSPRRADRSYADRLALALDLLADPAFDALLTGRSRFTDLPDVLDRLASGELPALCHLITYGEE
- a CDS encoding macro domain-containing protein, which codes for MRTLRIIQGDATSPQAKGPKVIAHVCNDLGGWGKGFVLAISRRWPEPERDYRDWHRHRAGNDFGLGATRLVRVAPDLWVANMVGQRGMRRGSGGPPIRYDAVERCLTALADHAEELGASVHMPRIGCGLAGGSWQRIEPLVLRTLCARDISVTVYDRS